In Salmo trutta chromosome 28, fSalTru1.1, whole genome shotgun sequence, one DNA window encodes the following:
- the exosc10 gene encoding exosome complex component 10, with protein sequence MDSSNSNKQNNNQSLNEDPAGVDNEFYPGFKDVDAFVKYGLGTVVAATKASASLPQVGDEYDLYRSFPGFQEFCETQGDGLLHCMSQIMHHHGCRAHMRDRNKLTGLEERFDLVVDANDVILEKVGILLDDAAGVNRSQQPVMPAGFQPPKIVVSSWNRKGGDSGSGRSSETFRLLQAKNVTRPQLKFREKVDNSNTPFTPKIIVKPNARKPLPSYFTNKHIRKERPEDLDVPAALADFIHQQRTQEHVEDMFAHPYQYELDHLALPENLLSKPEPQMYKPLAETKCSFIDNLEDLVAVNEKLTKTSEFAVDLEHHSYRSFLGITCLMQISTRDEDFIIDTLELRSELYILNEAFTDPAIVKVFHGADSDIEWLQKDLGLYIVNMFDTHQASRTLNLGRHSLDHLLKLFCNVDSDKRYQLADWRIRPLPDEMFQYARADTHYLLYVYDRLRVDLWEVGNGQPALLQMVWHKSKDISLKKYMKPLFTDDSYMDLLRKQKKAFNTQQLTAFRLLYGWRDKLARQEDESTGYVLPNHMMIKISDILPKEPQGIIACCNPVPPLVRQQINELHILVQQAREMPLLKAEIVADKKKALTPIKKPEIPLFGPHDTSRVSESDIPSCTPNELSTKKGALFSDEEQGEEVDMHKMMGLVVSAKIALFEEDTVKDPGHLTVAQQKACRVVESFQNPFRMYLPSNDIHISKNAKFDPSTKIYEISNRWKLQSVEQQQKEVEAKKKAKEEAKAVAEERKKVKQSYQESLQNVATVRQQASESIKPGGTKRERVASETGESTPKPNKKLMKAAEKKNEDSTPPLVFKPYDYSQSDFKVFAGAKGNDGKQFDPDRQGHEPRKKKNAKAQKSNACAGNRSMSFFGGKSERGVRRNWPKR encoded by the exons TATGAGTCAGATAATGCACCACCATGGCTGCAGAGCTCACATGAGAGACCGCAACAAACTGACAGGGTTGGAGGAAAGATTTGACTTGGTGGTTGACGCCAATGATGTAATTCTTGAGAAAGTG GGTATTCTGCTTGATGATGCTGCCGGAGTCAACAGGAGCCAGCAACCTGTCATGCCCGCAGGTTTTCAGCCCCCTAAGATCGTCGTATCCAGTTGGAATCGTAAG GGGGGTGACTCTGGTTCTGGACGTAGTTCAGAGACATTCCGACTCCTCCAAGCCAAAAACGTCACCAGACCTCAGTTGAAATTCCGGGAAAAAGTTGACAATAGCAACACACCGTTTACTCCCAAGATCATCGTCAAGCCCAATGCAAGAAAACCACTTCCTTCAT ATTTTACCAACAAACACATTCGCAAAGAGAGACCAGAGGATTTGGATGTCCCTGCCGCCCTGGCTGATTTCATTCACCAGCAGAGAACTCAGGAGCATGTAGAAGACAT GTTCGCTCACCCATACCAATACGAACTGGATCACCTTGCGTTACCCGAGAATCTTCTGTCCAAGCCTGAACCCCAG ATGTACAAACCACTTGCTGAGACAAAGTGCTCATTCATTGACAATCTGGAGGATCTGGTGGCAGTAAACGAGAAACTGACCAAGACGTCAGAGTTTGCAGTAGATCTGGAG CACCACTCCTACAGAAGTTTTTTGGGCATCACCTGCCTGATGCAGATTTCAACACGGGATGAAGACTTCATTATAGACACCTTGGAGCTGCGTAGTGAGCTGTACATACTCAATGAGGCTTTCACGGATCCCGCCATCGTCAAG GTTTTCCATGGTGCCGACTCTGATATTGAGTGGCTGCAAAAGGATTTGGGCCTTTACATTGTCAACATGTTTGACACCCACCAGGCGTCACGTACCCTTAACCTGGGCAGGCACTCGCTTGACCACTTGCTTAAGCTGTTCTGCAACGTGGACTCTGACAAACGCTACCAACTGGCAGACTGGAGAATACG GCCTTTGCCAGATGAGATGTTTCAGTATGCCCGGGCAGATACCCACTACCTCCTCTATGTCTACGATCGGCTGAGGGTGGACCTTTGGGAAGTGGGCAACGGGCAGCCTGCCCTGTTGCAGATGGTCTGGCACAAAAGCAAAGACATCTCATTGAAG AAATACATGAAGCCGCTCTTCACCGATGACTCCTACATGGACCTGCTGAGGAAGCAGAAGAAGGCGTTCAACACGCAGCAGCTAACTGCCTTCCGACTGCTGTACGGCTGGAGGGACAAGCTGGCCAGACAGGAGGATGAGAGCACTGG ATATGTCCTGCCCAATCATATGATGATTAAGATCTCTGACATCCTGCCCAA AGAGCCTCAAGGCATCATCGCTTGCTGTAACCCTGTCCCCCCATTGGTGCGGCAGCAGATCAACGAGCTCCACATTTTGGTGCAGCAGGCCAGGGAGATGCCCCTTCTCAAG gctgAAATTGTGGCTGACAAGAAGAAAGCACTCACACCCATAAAAAAG CCAGAAATTCCTCTTTTTGGTCCTCATGATACATCCAGAGTCTCTGAAAGTGATATCCCCAGCTGTACCCCAAATG AACTCTCAACCAAAAAGGGGGCACTCTTTTCTGAcgaggagcagggagaggaggttgACATGCATAAAATGATGGGTCTAGTAGTTTCGGCGAAAATCGCATTGTTTGAG GAGGACACAGTCAAAGACCCTGGTCACCTCACAGTGGCTCAACAGAAAGCATGCAGGGTTGTCGAGTCTTTTCAGAACCCTTTCCGAATG TATCTACCGTCAAACGACATCCATATCTCCAAAAATGCTAAGTTCGACCCCTCTACGAAAATATATGAG ATCAGTAATAGATGGAAGCTGCAGAGTGTGGAACAGCAGCAGAAGGAGGTAGAGGCCAAAAAGAAAGCGAAGGAAGAGGCAAAGGCGGTAGCAG AGGAAAGGAAGAAGGTCAAGCAGAGCTACCAGGAATCACTTCAGAATGTTGCGACTGTGCGCCAGCAAGCTTCA GAATCTATAAAACCAGGAGGAACGAAAAGGGAGAGGGTTGCCAGTGAGACGGGAGAGTCGACCCCAAAACCTAACAAGAAACTTATGAAAGCTGCTGAGAAGAAAAACGAGGACTCTACACCACCTCTAGTTTTCAAACCGTATGACTACAGCCAGTCAGATTTCAAAGTCTTTGCTG GGGCCAAAGGAAATGATGGTAAACAGTTTGATCCAGACAGACAAGGCCATGAACCCAGGAAAAAG AAAAATGCAAAAGCACAAAAATCGAATGCCTGTGCTGGAAACCGAAGTATGTCCTTTTTTGGTGGAAAATCCGAAAG AGGAGTCCGTCGTAACTGGCCTAAAAGATAG